The Pseudomonas extremaustralis genome contains a region encoding:
- the ahpC gene encoding alkyl hydroperoxide reductase subunit C, translated as MPIINSQVKPFKATAYKNGNFVDVTDADLKGKWSVVFFYPADFTFVCPTELEDLADNYAEFQKLGVEIYSVSTDTHFAHAAWHNTSPAIGKIQYTMIGDPTLTISRNFDVLIEEAGLADRGTFVINPEGQIKIVELNDGGVGRDASELLRKIKAAQYVAAHPGEVCPAKWKEGEATLAPSLDLVGKI; from the coding sequence ATGCCTATCATCAACAGCCAAGTAAAACCGTTCAAAGCTACCGCATACAAAAACGGCAACTTCGTAGATGTGACCGACGCTGACCTGAAAGGCAAGTGGTCTGTCGTTTTCTTCTACCCAGCTGACTTCACCTTCGTTTGCCCAACCGAACTGGAAGACCTGGCTGACAACTACGCTGAGTTCCAGAAACTGGGCGTCGAAATCTACAGCGTCTCCACCGACACCCATTTCGCCCACGCTGCCTGGCACAACACTTCGCCAGCCATCGGCAAAATCCAGTACACCATGATCGGCGACCCGACCCTGACCATCTCCCGCAACTTCGATGTACTGATCGAAGAAGCTGGCCTGGCGGACCGCGGTACTTTCGTGATCAACCCGGAAGGCCAGATCAAGATCGTCGAGCTGAACGACGGCGGTGTTGGCCGTGACGCTTCCGAGCTGCTGCGCAAAATCAAGGCAGCCCAGTACGTCGCTGCCCACCCAGGCGAAGTGTGCCCAGCCAAGTGGAAAGAAGGCGAGGCCACCCTGGCACCGTCCCTGGACCTGGTCGGCAAGATCTAA
- the ada gene encoding bifunctional DNA-binding transcriptional regulator/O6-methylguanine-DNA methyltransferase Ada: MSVEQDPRWAAILARDPKADALFVYGVKTTGVYGRPSSASRLPRPENIEFFDTPAQAEAAGYRPSKRAASDQTQLAAHYAQLVADACRQIEQADAPPNLSTLAVQAGLSPFHFHRVFKSVTGLTPKGYASAHRSRKVRDGLKGRHSVTSALYDAGFNSNSRFYESADRVLGMKPSDYKAGGANNEILFAVGQCSLGAILVAQSARGVCAILLGDDPDKLVRDLQDQFPNARLVGADRRFEQLIAQVVGFVEAPALGLDLPLDLRGTAFQERVWQALREIPVGSTASYAQIAQRIGAPHAFRAVAQACGANSLAVAIPCHRVVRSNGELSGYRWGVERKRQLLARESTSYSIEPADTESLPTHETPASSSE, from the coding sequence ATGAGCGTCGAACAAGATCCCCGCTGGGCCGCCATTCTCGCTCGCGACCCGAAAGCCGATGCATTGTTCGTCTACGGTGTGAAGACCACCGGTGTGTACGGTCGCCCGAGCAGCGCCTCGCGCCTGCCACGCCCGGAAAATATCGAATTCTTCGACACGCCCGCGCAAGCCGAAGCCGCCGGCTATCGCCCGAGCAAGCGTGCCGCCAGCGACCAGACTCAATTGGCCGCGCATTACGCACAGCTGGTGGCCGACGCGTGCCGCCAAATCGAACAAGCCGACGCCCCGCCCAACCTGAGTACCTTGGCGGTCCAGGCCGGCCTGAGCCCGTTCCATTTCCACCGTGTGTTCAAAAGCGTGACTGGCCTGACGCCCAAGGGTTACGCCAGTGCCCATCGCTCACGCAAGGTGCGCGATGGACTGAAAGGCCGGCATTCCGTGACGAGCGCGCTGTATGACGCAGGCTTCAACTCCAACAGCCGTTTTTATGAGTCCGCCGACCGGGTGTTGGGCATGAAACCCAGTGATTACAAGGCCGGCGGCGCCAACAACGAGATCCTGTTCGCCGTCGGGCAATGTTCGCTGGGGGCGATTCTGGTGGCGCAAAGCGCCCGCGGCGTTTGCGCGATTCTGTTGGGGGATGACCCGGACAAACTGGTCCGCGACCTGCAGGATCAATTCCCCAACGCCCGTCTGGTGGGGGCCGACCGCCGCTTTGAACAGTTGATCGCCCAGGTGGTGGGGTTTGTCGAGGCGCCCGCCCTGGGCCTGGACCTGCCGCTGGACCTGCGCGGCACGGCGTTTCAGGAGCGGGTGTGGCAAGCCTTGCGCGAGATTCCGGTGGGCAGCACCGCGAGCTATGCGCAGATCGCCCAACGCATCGGCGCGCCCCACGCCTTTCGTGCCGTGGCCCAGGCGTGCGGGGCCAACAGCCTGGCGGTGGCGATCCCTTGTCACCGGGTGGTGCGCAGCAACGGTGAACTGTCCGGTTACCGCTGGGGCGTAGAGCGCAAGCGTCAATTGCTGGCGCGCGAAAGTACGTCGTACTCAATCGAACCCGCTGACACCGAGTCACTGCCAACGCACGAAACGCCAGCCTCGTCCAGTGAATAA
- the modA gene encoding molybdate ABC transporter substrate-binding protein, whose translation MKIHASRLTMLVAALAFGSAQADEVQVAVAANFTAPIQVIAADFEKDTGHKLVAAYGATGQFYTQIKNGAPFEVFLSADDTTPQKLESEGDTVKGSRFTYAVGTLALWSAKEGFVDAKGEVLKKNEFKHLSIANPKAAPYGLAATQVLAKEGLTEQVKDKLVEGQNITQAYQFVSTGNAELGFVALSQIYKDGKVTSGSAWIVPAALHDPIKQDAVILNKGKDSIAAKALVDYLKGPKAAAVIKSYGYEL comes from the coding sequence ATGAAGATTCATGCCTCACGCCTGACCATGCTGGTTGCCGCCCTCGCCTTCGGATCGGCCCAGGCCGATGAAGTCCAGGTGGCCGTGGCCGCCAACTTCACTGCGCCGATCCAGGTGATTGCCGCCGATTTCGAAAAAGACACCGGCCACAAACTGGTCGCAGCCTACGGCGCCACCGGACAGTTCTATACCCAGATCAAGAACGGAGCGCCGTTCGAAGTGTTCCTGAGCGCCGACGACACCACTCCGCAAAAGCTTGAAAGCGAAGGCGACACCGTCAAAGGCTCGCGCTTCACCTATGCCGTGGGCACGCTGGCACTGTGGTCGGCCAAAGAAGGCTTCGTGGATGCCAAAGGCGAGGTATTGAAGAAGAATGAATTCAAGCACCTGTCCATCGCCAACCCGAAAGCCGCGCCTTACGGCCTGGCCGCTACCCAGGTGCTGGCCAAAGAAGGCCTGACCGAACAGGTCAAGGACAAGCTCGTCGAAGGCCAGAACATCACCCAGGCCTATCAGTTCGTGTCCACCGGCAACGCCGAGTTGGGATTCGTGGCCTTGTCGCAGATCTATAAAGACGGCAAAGTCACCAGCGGTTCAGCATGGATCGTCCCGGCCGCCCTGCATGATCCGATCAAACAGGACGCGGTGATCCTCAACAAAGGTAAAGACAGCATCGCGGCCAAGGCATTGGTTGACTACCTCAAGGGCCCCAAAGCCGCTGCCGTCATCAAATCCTACGGTTACGAGCTCTAA
- a CDS encoding NAD(P)H-dependent flavin oxidoreductase has translation MSSWPDTRILDLLGIELPIIQAPMAGATTAAMVIAANQAGALGSMPAAALSVEQLREALTSIRQAGSQPLNVNFFCHQPPEADAARDRRWKELLEPYYRELGADFDAPTPVSNRAPFNEAACQVVEAFRPEVVSFHFGLPEKSLLDRVKASGAKVLSSATTVEEAIWLEQHGCDAIIAMGLEAGGHRGMFLSDDLNTQIGLFALVPQIVDAVSVPVIAAGGIGDARGIVAAFALGASAVQIGTAYLFTPEATVSASHRHALRHAQASETALTNLFTGRPARGIVNRVMRELGPINPKAPAFPLAGGALMPLKAKDESGFSNLWSGQALRLGRETSAYELTRSLAEQALAKLG, from the coding sequence ATGAGCAGTTGGCCAGACACCCGAATTCTCGACTTGCTGGGCATTGAACTACCCATCATCCAGGCGCCCATGGCCGGCGCCACGACGGCCGCCATGGTTATCGCCGCCAATCAGGCCGGTGCGCTCGGCTCGATGCCCGCTGCGGCGCTGAGCGTGGAGCAACTGCGCGAAGCGTTGACCAGCATCCGCCAGGCTGGCTCACAACCACTCAACGTGAATTTCTTCTGCCACCAGCCACCAGAGGCGGATGCAGCACGCGATCGACGCTGGAAGGAACTGCTGGAACCCTACTACCGCGAACTGGGCGCCGATTTTGATGCGCCGACACCGGTCTCGAACCGCGCGCCGTTCAACGAAGCCGCTTGCCAAGTAGTGGAAGCGTTTCGCCCTGAAGTGGTCAGTTTCCACTTTGGTTTGCCAGAAAAATCGTTGCTGGACCGGGTCAAAGCCAGCGGAGCGAAAGTGCTGTCATCGGCCACGACCGTTGAGGAAGCGATCTGGCTGGAGCAACACGGCTGCGATGCAATCATCGCCATGGGCCTTGAAGCAGGCGGCCACCGTGGCATGTTTCTTAGCGACGACCTCAATACTCAGATCGGCTTGTTCGCCTTGGTGCCGCAAATCGTCGACGCTGTCAGCGTTCCGGTCATTGCCGCCGGCGGTATCGGTGACGCACGCGGGATCGTCGCAGCATTCGCCCTGGGCGCATCGGCGGTGCAGATCGGCACGGCCTACCTGTTTACCCCTGAAGCCACCGTCAGCGCCTCGCACCGCCATGCATTGCGCCATGCCCAGGCCAGCGAAACCGCACTGACCAACCTGTTCACCGGCCGCCCGGCCAGGGGCATCGTCAATCGGGTGATGCGCGAGTTAGGCCCGATCAACCCCAAGGCACCGGCGTTTCCGCTGGCAGGTGGGGCGTTGATGCCACTCAAGGCCAAGGATGAAAGCGGCTTCAGCAACCTGTGGTCAGGCCAGGCGCTGCGCCTGGGTAGAGAAACCAGCGCCTATGAATTGACCCGCTCGTTGGCCGAACAGGCCCTGGCCAAGCTTGGCTAG
- a CDS encoding site-specific integrase codes for MSDLDRYLNAATRDNTRRSYRAAIEHFEVNWGGFLPATSDSVARYLVAHAGVLAVNTLKLRLSALAQWHTSQGFADPTKAPVVRKVLKGIRAVHPAREKQAEPLQLKHLEQVVAALEVEATEAGNAHDQPRLLRAKRDTALILLGFWRGFRSDELCRLDIQHVQAVPGAGISLYLPRSKSDRDNLGKTYQTPALLRLCPVQAYCDWLSVSALVRGPVFRGIDRWGNLAEEGLHANSVIPLLRQALERAGIPAEQYTSHSLRRGFATWAHRSGWDLKSLMSYVGWRDMKSAMRYVEATPFLGMTLATQPLL; via the coding sequence ATGAGCGATCTTGATCGTTATCTCAACGCCGCCACCCGCGACAACACGCGCCGCAGCTACCGTGCGGCCATCGAACATTTCGAAGTGAATTGGGGCGGGTTCCTGCCGGCGACGAGCGATAGCGTGGCGCGCTACCTTGTGGCCCATGCCGGGGTGTTGGCGGTCAACACCTTGAAGCTGCGTCTCTCGGCGCTGGCGCAGTGGCACACCAGCCAGGGCTTTGCCGATCCCACCAAAGCGCCTGTGGTGCGCAAAGTGCTCAAGGGCATTCGAGCGGTGCATCCGGCTCGGGAGAAGCAGGCCGAACCCCTGCAACTCAAGCACCTTGAGCAGGTGGTGGCTGCGCTTGAGGTGGAAGCCACCGAGGCAGGCAACGCCCATGATCAGCCTCGATTGTTGCGTGCCAAGCGCGACACGGCGCTGATCCTGTTGGGCTTTTGGCGAGGGTTTCGCAGCGATGAGTTGTGTCGCCTGGATATCCAGCACGTGCAGGCGGTACCGGGTGCAGGAATCAGCCTGTATCTGCCGCGCAGCAAGAGTGATCGCGACAACCTCGGCAAGACTTACCAGACTCCGGCGCTATTGCGGCTGTGCCCAGTTCAAGCCTACTGCGATTGGCTCAGCGTCTCGGCCTTGGTGCGCGGTCCGGTGTTCCGTGGCATCGATCGCTGGGGAAACCTGGCGGAGGAGGGGCTCCACGCCAACAGCGTGATCCCACTGTTGCGTCAGGCTCTGGAGCGCGCTGGCATCCCCGCCGAGCAATACACCAGCCACTCACTGCGCCGTGGATTTGCCACGTGGGCCCATCGCAGTGGTTGGGATTTGAAGTCATTGATGAGTTACGTCGGCTGGCGCGACATGAAATCTGCCATGCGCTATGTTGAAGCGACACCCTTTCTCGGCATGACCTTGGCGACTCAACCGCTGCTTTGA
- a CDS encoding DUF1883 domain-containing protein, with translation MKFIHQREHLNEGDIVVIECSQTCNIRLMSDANFRSFKNGGRHTYHGGAFDKFPAKITAPSTGFWNITLDVVTRRAISVTRKPALSHKIRIVRRTSSKLS, from the coding sequence ATGAAATTCATCCACCAGCGCGAGCACCTCAACGAGGGAGACATTGTCGTCATCGAATGCTCGCAGACTTGTAATATCCGTCTGATGAGCGATGCGAATTTTCGCAGCTTCAAAAATGGCGGGCGCCACACCTACCATGGCGGCGCATTCGACAAATTCCCCGCCAAAATCACTGCACCGAGCACTGGGTTCTGGAATATCACCCTGGATGTGGTGACACGTCGCGCGATCAGTGTCACTCGCAAGCCGGCGCTGTCCCACAAGATCCGCATCGTGCGTCGTACCAGCTCCAAGCTAAGCTGA
- the alkB gene encoding DNA oxidative demethylase AlkB, giving the protein MPGPTADLFADDALQQPAGRERIGDQSCVLRGYALPWIDRLLPELRRVLAQSPFRQMVTPGGFTMSAALSSCGDLGWTTDATGYRYSPVDPRSQQPWPSMPEAMRQLAVKAAADAGFTQYSPDACLINRYIPGAKMSLHQDKNERRYSEPVVSVSLGLPAIFLFGGHERSDKPQKVSLFHGDVVVWGGVDRLRFHGVMPIKDGMHPIMGPQRINLTFRTAG; this is encoded by the coding sequence ATGCCCGGCCCCACCGCCGACCTGTTCGCCGATGACGCCCTGCAACAACCCGCAGGGCGCGAACGTATCGGTGATCAGTCCTGCGTACTCAGGGGGTATGCGCTGCCCTGGATCGATCGCCTCCTGCCGGAACTGCGCCGCGTACTGGCTCAATCGCCCTTTCGACAAATGGTCACGCCCGGCGGCTTTACCATGTCGGCAGCGTTGAGCAGTTGTGGCGACCTGGGTTGGACCACCGACGCCACGGGCTACCGCTACAGCCCCGTGGATCCGCGCAGCCAGCAGCCCTGGCCGAGCATGCCGGAGGCCATGCGCCAATTAGCCGTTAAAGCGGCGGCAGACGCTGGTTTCACTCAATATTCCCCTGACGCCTGCCTGATCAACCGTTACATACCGGGCGCCAAAATGTCTCTGCACCAGGACAAGAACGAGCGCCGCTACAGCGAGCCCGTGGTCTCGGTGTCCCTTGGGCTGCCGGCGATTTTCCTGTTTGGCGGCCATGAGCGCAGCGACAAGCCTCAGAAGGTTTCGCTGTTCCATGGCGACGTGGTGGTCTGGGGCGGGGTCGACCGCCTGCGCTTTCATGGGGTGATGCCTATCAAGGACGGCATGCATCCGATCATGGGCCCGCAGCGCATCAACCTCACTTTTCGCACCGCAGGCTGA
- the galU gene encoding UTP--glucose-1-phosphate uridylyltransferase GalU, whose protein sequence is MIKKCLFPAAGYGTRFLPATKAMPKEMLPVVNKPLIQYGVEEALDAGLNEISIVTGRGKRALEDHFDISYELENQIKGTDKEKYLVGIRKLLDECSFSYTRQTQMKGLGHAILTGRPLIGDEPFAVVLADDLCVNLEGDGVLTQMVKLYQKYRCTIVAVQEVDPQETNKYGVIAGDDIGDGLIRVRDMVEKPAPEDAPSNLAIIGRYILTPDIFKLIEETEPGKGGEIQITDALLKQAKDGCVIAYKFKGRRFDCGGAEGYIEATNFCYEHFYKTGKAY, encoded by the coding sequence ATGATCAAGAAATGCTTGTTCCCAGCAGCCGGTTACGGCACTCGCTTCTTGCCAGCGACCAAGGCCATGCCCAAAGAGATGCTGCCGGTGGTGAACAAGCCACTGATTCAGTACGGCGTCGAAGAAGCACTGGATGCCGGTCTGAACGAAATTTCCATTGTGACCGGCCGTGGTAAGCGCGCGCTGGAAGACCACTTCGACATCAGCTATGAGCTGGAAAACCAGATCAAGGGCACCGACAAGGAAAAATACCTGGTTGGTATCCGCAAGTTGCTTGACGAGTGCTCGTTCTCCTATACCCGTCAGACCCAGATGAAAGGCCTTGGCCACGCCATCCTCACCGGTCGTCCGCTGATCGGTGACGAACCGTTCGCCGTGGTATTGGCCGATGACCTGTGTGTGAACCTGGAAGGCGACGGTGTACTCACCCAGATGGTCAAGCTTTACCAGAAGTACCGTTGCACCATCGTCGCGGTTCAAGAGGTCGATCCTCAAGAAACCAACAAGTATGGTGTTATCGCTGGCGACGACATCGGTGATGGCCTGATCCGCGTGCGCGACATGGTCGAGAAGCCAGCGCCTGAAGATGCCCCGTCGAACCTCGCGATCATCGGTCGTTACATCCTGACCCCGGATATCTTCAAGCTGATTGAAGAAACCGAGCCGGGCAAGGGCGGCGAGATCCAGATTACCGACGCCCTGTTGAAACAGGCCAAAGACGGTTGCGTGATCGCCTACAAGTTTAAAGGTCGTCGTTTTGACTGCGGTGGCGCCGAAGGCTACATCGAAGCGACCAACTTCTGCTACGAGCACTTCTACAAAACCGGCAAGGCTTACTGA
- the ahpF gene encoding alkyl hydroperoxide reductase subunit F codes for MLDANLKAQLKSYLERVTQPIEIVASLDDGAKSQEMLALLQDVTSLTTLITLKTDGDDARKPSFSINRPGADISLRFAGIPMGHEFTSLVLALLQVGGHPSKASAEVIEQIRALKGEFNFETYFSLSCQNCPDVVQALNLMAVLNPNIRHVAIDGALFQAEVDERQVMAVPSVYLNGVNFGQGRMGLEEILAKLDTSGLEKAAEKISAKEAFDVLVVGGGPAGSAAAIYAARKGIRTGVAAERFGGQVLDTMSIENFISVQETEGPKLASALEAHVRQYDVDIMNLQRASSLIPAKNAGDLHEIRFESGASLKSKTVILATGARWREMGVPGEQEYKAKGVCFCPHCDGPLFKGKRVAVIGGGNSGVEAAIDLAGIVSHVTLLEFDSKLRADAVLQRKLHSLPNVDVITSALTSEVKGDGQKVSGLIYKNRDTGEFKTIDLEGIFVQIGLLPNTDWLKGTVEQSPRGEIIVDARGETSLPGIFAAGDVTTVPYKQIVIAVGEGAKASLSAFDHLIRTSAPA; via the coding sequence ATGTTGGACGCCAATCTTAAAGCTCAGTTGAAGTCATACCTGGAACGGGTCACCCAGCCGATCGAGATCGTCGCCTCCCTCGATGACGGCGCGAAATCCCAGGAAATGCTAGCCCTTTTGCAGGACGTAACCAGCCTCACTACGCTGATTACCTTGAAAACCGATGGCGATGATGCGCGCAAGCCATCGTTCTCCATTAATCGCCCGGGTGCCGATATCAGCCTGCGTTTCGCCGGCATTCCCATGGGGCATGAATTCACTTCGCTGGTGCTGGCCCTGCTGCAAGTCGGTGGCCACCCGTCGAAGGCCAGTGCCGAAGTGATTGAACAAATTCGCGCCCTCAAAGGCGAGTTCAACTTCGAGACTTACTTCTCGCTGTCGTGCCAGAACTGCCCGGATGTGGTCCAGGCGCTGAACCTGATGGCTGTGCTGAACCCGAACATTCGCCACGTCGCCATCGACGGCGCGCTGTTCCAGGCTGAAGTCGATGAGCGCCAGGTCATGGCCGTGCCCAGTGTCTACCTCAATGGCGTGAACTTCGGCCAAGGCCGTATGGGGCTGGAAGAAATCCTCGCCAAGCTCGATACCAGCGGCCTCGAAAAAGCCGCCGAGAAGATCAGCGCCAAAGAAGCATTTGACGTGCTCGTCGTCGGCGGTGGCCCGGCCGGTTCTGCGGCTGCCATCTACGCTGCGCGCAAAGGTATTCGCACCGGCGTGGCCGCCGAGCGTTTCGGTGGCCAGGTGCTGGACACCATGTCGATCGAGAACTTCATCTCGGTACAGGAAACCGAGGGGCCGAAACTGGCCAGCGCCCTTGAAGCTCATGTGCGTCAATACGATGTGGACATCATGAACCTGCAGCGCGCCAGCAGCCTAATCCCGGCGAAAAATGCCGGTGACTTGCACGAAATCCGCTTCGAGAGCGGTGCGAGCCTCAAGTCCAAGACCGTAATCCTGGCCACCGGCGCCCGCTGGCGTGAAATGGGTGTGCCGGGCGAGCAGGAATACAAGGCCAAGGGCGTGTGCTTCTGCCCGCACTGCGATGGCCCATTGTTCAAAGGCAAGCGCGTGGCAGTGATCGGCGGCGGTAACTCCGGCGTTGAAGCAGCCATCGACCTGGCGGGCATTGTCAGTCACGTGACTTTGCTGGAGTTCGACAGCAAATTGCGCGCCGACGCGGTGTTGCAGCGCAAGTTGCACAGCTTGCCGAACGTCGATGTGATCACCAGTGCGCTGACCAGCGAAGTCAAAGGTGATGGCCAGAAAGTCAGCGGTCTGATCTACAAAAATCGCGATACCGGCGAGTTCAAGACCATCGACCTGGAAGGCATCTTTGTGCAGATCGGCTTGCTGCCTAACACCGACTGGCTCAAAGGCACCGTAGAGCAGTCTCCCCGTGGCGAGATCATCGTGGATGCCCGTGGCGAGACTTCACTGCCGGGCATCTTCGCCGCCGGTGACGTAACCACCGTGCCCTACAAGCAGATCGTGATTGCGGTGGGCGAGGGCGCCAAGGCTTCCTTGAGTGCTTTCGATCATTTGATCCGTACCTCCGCCCCGGCGTAA
- the gorA gene encoding glutathione-disulfide reductase: MAYDFDLYVIGAGSGGVRAARFAAGYGAKVAVAESRYLGGTCVNVGCVPKKLLVYGAHFAEDFEQASGFGWTLGEANFDWATLIANKDREINRLNGIYRNLLINSGVTLHEGHARLVDAHQVEINGQRFTAKHILIATGGWPQIPEIPGYEHAIGSNEAFFLKELPKRVLVVGGGYIAVEFAGIFHGLGAQTSLLYRGDLFLRGFDGSVRKHLQEELTKRGLDLQFNADIERIDKQADGSLKATLKDGRVLETDCVFYATGRRPMLDNLGLENTGVKLDGRGFVAVDELYQTAEPSILAIGDVIGRVQLTPVALAEGMAVARRLFKPEHYRPVDYAMIPTAVFSLPNIGTVGLTEEEARKNGHAVQIFESRFRPMKLTLTDCQEKTLMKLVVDADTDKVLGCHMVGPDAGEIVQGLAIALKAGATKRHFDETIGVHPTAAEEFVTMRTPVAG, translated from the coding sequence ATGGCCTACGATTTTGACTTGTATGTAATTGGCGCCGGTTCCGGCGGTGTTCGCGCGGCGCGCTTTGCAGCAGGCTATGGCGCCAAGGTGGCCGTGGCGGAAAGCCGCTATCTGGGTGGTACCTGCGTTAACGTAGGTTGCGTACCGAAAAAGCTGTTGGTGTACGGCGCGCACTTTGCCGAAGATTTTGAACAGGCCAGCGGTTTCGGCTGGACGCTGGGTGAAGCGAACTTTGATTGGGCGACGCTGATCGCCAACAAAGACCGTGAGATCAATCGCCTCAACGGCATCTACCGCAATCTGCTGATCAACAGCGGCGTGACCTTGCATGAGGGGCACGCACGGTTGGTCGATGCGCATCAAGTGGAGATCAACGGTCAGCGATTCACCGCCAAGCATATCTTGATCGCCACCGGTGGCTGGCCTCAGATTCCGGAGATTCCGGGGTATGAGCATGCAATTGGCTCCAACGAAGCCTTCTTCCTCAAAGAACTGCCCAAGCGTGTGCTGGTCGTCGGCGGCGGTTATATCGCGGTCGAGTTCGCCGGGATTTTCCATGGTTTGGGCGCGCAAACCAGTTTGCTGTATCGCGGCGACCTGTTTCTGCGTGGTTTCGATGGTTCTGTGCGTAAACACTTGCAGGAAGAATTGACCAAGCGCGGCCTGGACCTGCAATTCAATGCGGACATCGAGCGCATCGACAAGCAGGCCGACGGCAGCCTCAAGGCAACGCTGAAAGACGGCCGTGTCCTGGAAACGGACTGCGTGTTCTATGCCACGGGTCGCCGTCCGATGCTGGACAATTTGGGCCTGGAAAACACCGGTGTGAAACTGGATGGGCGCGGCTTTGTCGCCGTGGATGAGTTGTATCAGACGGCTGAACCTTCGATCCTGGCGATCGGCGATGTGATCGGGCGCGTCCAACTGACGCCAGTGGCGTTGGCTGAAGGAATGGCGGTAGCGCGGCGCCTGTTCAAGCCTGAGCACTATCGCCCGGTGGATTACGCCATGATCCCGACAGCGGTGTTCAGCTTGCCCAATATCGGCACGGTCGGGTTGACCGAGGAAGAGGCCAGGAAGAACGGGCATGCGGTGCAGATTTTCGAAAGTCGCTTCCGGCCAATGAAGCTGACATTGACCGACTGCCAGGAAAAAACCTTGATGAAGCTGGTGGTCGATGCCGACACCGACAAGGTGCTGGGTTGCCATATGGTCGGCCCGGATGCGGGTGAGATCGTGCAGGGTCTTGCGATCGCGCTCAAGGCGGGCGCGACCAAGCGACATTTCGATGAAACCATCGGCGTGCATCCCACGGCGGCGGAAGAGTTCGTCACCATGCGCACGCCAGTGGCGGGCTGA
- a CDS encoding DNA-binding protein, with translation MARGGINKAVVQTARLAILARGENPSIDAVRIEMGNTGSKTTIHRYLKELDESEARLSITDAPIDDELGELVARLAQRLKEKAQEPIDLALAQFEQHKAALLAQVEALEEAHSQLKQQFDIQASALAEESAALQTVSTSLQTEQTRNAGLNQACSDYELRIIDKDEQIRSLEEKHLHAREALEHYRNAIKEQREQEQRRHEGQIQQLQAELRQAQQSAMVRQDEITQLHRDNERLLIEQRVTAKDLSALQGQTRKDQAQYAKLSEQLNQIDSERTLLQERLRVAILESQSRHAALIDCQQTNKALELDLIKTQTSKEALRLAAAITTAPEANPEA, from the coding sequence ATGGCTCGCGGCGGCATCAATAAAGCAGTAGTTCAAACGGCACGCCTGGCGATTCTTGCCCGTGGTGAAAACCCCAGCATCGACGCCGTACGCATCGAAATGGGCAATACCGGCTCGAAAACCACGATCCATCGTTATCTGAAGGAGCTGGACGAGAGCGAAGCCCGCCTCAGCATCACTGACGCGCCGATCGACGACGAATTGGGCGAACTGGTTGCACGACTGGCCCAGCGCCTGAAAGAAAAAGCCCAGGAACCGATTGACCTGGCGCTCGCGCAATTCGAGCAACACAAAGCTGCCCTGCTCGCCCAAGTGGAAGCGCTCGAGGAAGCACACAGCCAGCTCAAGCAGCAATTTGATATCCAGGCATCAGCCCTGGCGGAAGAAAGCGCAGCCCTGCAAACGGTCAGCACCAGCCTGCAGACCGAGCAAACCCGTAACGCCGGACTCAACCAGGCGTGCAGCGATTACGAGCTACGGATCATTGATAAGGACGAGCAGATTCGCTCTCTGGAAGAGAAGCATCTGCACGCCCGAGAAGCGCTTGAACACTACCGCAACGCAATCAAGGAGCAGCGCGAGCAGGAACAGCGGCGACATGAGGGTCAGATACAGCAGTTGCAGGCGGAACTGCGCCAGGCACAGCAAAGCGCAATGGTGCGTCAGGATGAGATCACCCAACTGCATCGTGACAATGAGCGACTGCTGATTGAGCAGCGAGTAACGGCGAAGGATCTTAGCGCGCTGCAGGGGCAGACCCGCAAGGACCAGGCTCAGTACGCCAAGCTGAGCGAACAGCTCAACCAGATCGACAGCGAACGCACCCTGCTCCAGGAGCGCTTGCGCGTTGCCATACTGGAAAGCCAATCACGCCACGCGGCGCTGATCGACTGCCAGCAAACCAACAAGGCCCTGGAGCTGGATCTGATCAAGACCCAAACCAGCAAAGAGGCACTGCGCCTGGCTGCCGCTATTACAACGGCGCCAGAGGCAAACCCCGAAGCCTGA